In Fortiea contorta PCC 7126, one genomic interval encodes:
- the ftsZ gene encoding cell division protein FtsZ: MTLDNNQGLTYKNSQSGGQPGFPLAVNSTNPFNHSGLNFGQNHDSKKISAESSRIGEIVPGRVANIKVIGVGGGGGNAVNRMIESDVNGVEFWSINTDSQALTLAGAPSRLQIGQKLTRGLGAGGNPAIGQKAAEESRDEIATALEGADLVFITAGMGGGTGTGAAPIVAEVAKEMGALTVGVVTRPFVFEGRRRTSQAEQGIEGLKSRVDTLIIIPNNKLLEVIPEQTPVQEAFRYADDVLRQGVQGISDIITIPGLVNVDFADVRAVMADAGSALMGIGVSSGKSRAREAAIAAISSPLLECSIEGARGVVFNITGGSDLTLHEVNAAAETIYEVVDPNANIIFGAVIDDRLQGEVRITVIATGFTGEVQAAPQQTVVNARVAPASKRSTTTPQSPAVNPPTPIVEPAREKPILDIPDFLQRRRTPPKN; encoded by the coding sequence ATGACACTTGATAATAACCAAGGGCTTACCTATAAAAATTCCCAATCTGGGGGACAGCCAGGGTTTCCCCTGGCGGTTAACTCGACTAATCCTTTCAATCACTCTGGGTTAAACTTCGGACAAAATCACGACAGCAAAAAGATTTCTGCTGAAAGTAGCCGCATCGGCGAAATCGTTCCAGGTAGAGTGGCAAACATTAAAGTGATTGGTGTAGGTGGCGGCGGTGGTAATGCTGTTAACCGCATGATTGAATCTGACGTGAATGGAGTTGAGTTTTGGTCAATTAACACCGATTCTCAGGCTTTGACCTTAGCAGGTGCGCCCAGTCGGCTGCAAATAGGACAGAAGCTGACACGGGGTTTAGGTGCAGGTGGTAATCCTGCTATTGGTCAAAAGGCGGCTGAAGAATCAAGGGATGAAATAGCGACGGCTTTAGAAGGTGCGGATTTAGTATTTATCACCGCTGGTATGGGCGGCGGGACTGGAACAGGTGCGGCGCCCATTGTCGCGGAAGTGGCAAAAGAAATGGGTGCTCTAACTGTTGGTGTGGTGACACGTCCATTTGTCTTTGAGGGGCGTCGTCGCACTAGCCAAGCGGAACAAGGTATCGAAGGATTAAAAAGTAGGGTAGATACGCTAATTATTATCCCCAATAACAAACTGCTGGAAGTGATCCCAGAGCAAACGCCCGTGCAAGAAGCTTTTCGCTATGCTGATGATGTATTGCGTCAAGGGGTGCAGGGAATTTCTGATATCATCACTATCCCTGGTTTGGTGAATGTTGACTTTGCTGATGTCCGGGCTGTAATGGCAGATGCGGGATCAGCATTGATGGGAATAGGTGTGAGTTCGGGGAAATCTAGAGCTAGAGAAGCCGCGATCGCTGCTATTTCTTCACCCCTATTAGAATGTTCTATTGAAGGTGCCAGAGGGGTGGTTTTTAACATCACTGGTGGTAGCGATTTAACTCTCCATGAGGTGAACGCTGCGGCGGAAACTATCTACGAAGTAGTTGATCCTAATGCGAATATTATCTTTGGGGCGGTGATTGATGACAGACTCCAAGGTGAGGTGAGAATTACCGTTATTGCTACTGGATTTACAGGTGAAGTCCAAGCCGCACCACAGCAGACGGTGGTTAACGCGCGGGTAGCGCCTGCTTCCAAGCGGTCAACTACAACACCACAGTCACCCGCGGTGAATCCACCCACGCCAATTGTCGAGCCAGCAAGAGAAAAACCCATATTAGATATTCCGGATTTTCTCCAACGCCGCCGTACACCACCCAAAAATTAA
- the gshB gene encoding glutathione synthase, producing the protein MKLAFIIDPIHQLDPCHDTSVALMEAAQNLGHEIWVTQANLLTVVDSKAWAFLQQVEISPVQLVEGRYIASDPWYQLSNRSLISLETMSAVFMRTDPPVNDSYLYATYILDYIDQNQTLVVNHPQGIRSANEKMYALQFTQAIPETIVSADKQLIRKFVETKGAAVLKPLGNKAGEGILFLEPSDRNFNSIIELSTHQGRIPVMVQTYLPAAKEGDKRIILLNGEPIGALNRLSSGSDFRNNMATGGTVAQTAITPREYEICSQVAEKLRQDGLIFVGLDVIGGYLTEVNVTSPTGVREIDRLCETNLGNQVIQWVEQTINSKK; encoded by the coding sequence GTGAAACTTGCTTTTATTATTGATCCCATCCATCAGCTAGACCCATGTCATGATACCAGTGTTGCCTTAATGGAAGCGGCGCAAAACCTCGGACATGAAATTTGGGTAACTCAGGCCAATTTATTAACTGTAGTAGATAGCAAAGCGTGGGCTTTTCTACAACAGGTAGAAATATCACCAGTGCAGTTGGTGGAGGGACGTTACATAGCGTCCGATCCTTGGTATCAGCTGAGTAACCGCAGCTTAATTTCCTTGGAAACAATGAGCGCCGTATTTATGCGGACAGATCCACCAGTCAACGACTCCTACCTCTACGCTACTTACATTCTCGATTACATCGACCAAAACCAAACCCTAGTAGTTAATCATCCCCAGGGAATTAGGAGTGCAAACGAAAAAATGTATGCTCTCCAGTTTACGCAAGCAATTCCAGAAACCATAGTAAGCGCTGATAAGCAGTTGATCCGTAAATTTGTGGAAACAAAAGGTGCTGCGGTGCTCAAACCCTTAGGTAACAAAGCTGGCGAAGGAATATTATTTTTAGAACCAAGCGATCGCAACTTTAATTCCATAATTGAACTCAGCACCCACCAAGGGCGGATACCTGTGATGGTGCAAACCTATTTACCCGCAGCTAAAGAGGGAGACAAGCGGATTATCTTACTCAACGGTGAACCCATAGGTGCCTTAAATCGTCTTTCCAGTGGTAGTGACTTTCGTAATAATATGGCAACTGGCGGTACCGTTGCTCAAACTGCAATTACTCCCAGAGAATATGAAATTTGTTCCCAAGTCGCTGAAAAACTGCGTCAAGACGGCTTAATTTTTGTCGGTCTTGACGTGATTGGCGGCTACCTCACCGAAGTTAATGTCACCAGCCCTACCGGAGTCCGCGAAATTGACAGGCTCTGTGAAACTAACCTCGGTAATCAGGTAATTCAATGGGTTGAGCAGACTATAAACAGCAAAAAATAA
- the grxC gene encoding glutaredoxin 3 has protein sequence MAAKVEIYTWRTCPFCIRAKSLLKHKGVEFTEYSIDGDEAARAKMAQRANGRRSLPQIFINDEHVGGCDDIHDLDDQGKLDQLLAATKSI, from the coding sequence ATGGCAGCAAAGGTAGAAATTTATACTTGGAGAACTTGCCCATTTTGCATCCGTGCCAAAAGTTTGCTCAAGCACAAAGGCGTAGAATTTACCGAATACAGCATTGATGGCGATGAAGCCGCACGAGCTAAAATGGCTCAAAGAGCAAATGGAAGACGTTCTCTGCCACAAATTTTCATTAATGATGAGCATGTTGGTGGTTGTGACGACATCCACGATTTAGATGATCAAGGCAAACTAGATCAGTTACTAGCTGCTACCAAAAGCATCTAA
- the hflX gene encoding GTPase HflX — METIFGNLQGLKSSQLKQLQRLYHQRIPGDRITTSEFSQRLAAISTELNQPVCAYLNRRGQVIRVGVGTPRQTQIPPLELPRYGAERLSGIRCIATHLKPEPPNEAALTAMAMQRLDALVVLNITGTGFTRRGGGAAGYIKETYLANLTPQESRALIPSSAPLKVDSNNTQSPSWSISPPLDIEDLTQQDFLELVENLEAEFQREFVAQEVDADHDRVLIVGVMTDQITPQRFQDTLAELARLVDTAGGDVLQTVQQKRSRIHPQTVVGEGKVQEVALTAQTIGANLVVFDRDLSPAQVRNLEAQIGVRVVDRTEVILDIFAQRAQSRAGKLQVELAQLEYMQPRLTGRGRAMSRLGGGIGTRGPGETKLETERRAIQQRISRLQKEVNQLQAHRSRLRQRRQHREVPSVALVGYTNAGKSTLLNALTNAEVYTADQLFATLDPTTRRLAIANSATGEPQEILVTDTVGFIHELPTSLMDAFRATLEEVTEADALLHLVDLSHPAWLSHIRAVREILAQMPITPGPALVAFNKIDQVTSETLALAREEFPLAVFISASQRLGLETLRQRLAQLIQYAVNSGKY, encoded by the coding sequence ATAGAAACTATCTTCGGTAATCTGCAAGGTCTAAAGTCCAGCCAGCTCAAGCAACTACAGCGGCTGTACCACCAGCGCATACCGGGCGATCGCATCACCACGTCCGAGTTTTCCCAGCGCTTGGCAGCAATTAGCACCGAACTAAATCAGCCTGTATGTGCCTACCTCAACCGTCGCGGACAAGTGATCCGCGTGGGGGTAGGCACACCGCGTCAGACCCAAATACCGCCGCTGGAATTGCCCCGTTATGGTGCGGAACGACTCAGCGGTATCCGTTGCATCGCTACCCATCTCAAACCAGAACCGCCCAATGAAGCGGCGCTGACAGCAATGGCCATGCAACGCCTAGACGCGCTAGTTGTCTTAAATATCACAGGTACGGGATTCACCCGGCGGGGAGGTGGCGCCGCCGGATACATCAAAGAAACTTATTTAGCAAACTTAACACCCCAGGAGTCTCGCGCCCTCATACCTAGTTCTGCCCCGCTCAAGGTAGACTCAAACAACACCCAATCACCTAGCTGGAGTATATCGCCACCTCTCGATATTGAGGATCTAACACAGCAAGATTTTCTCGAATTAGTAGAAAATCTGGAAGCAGAATTCCAGCGAGAATTCGTCGCCCAGGAAGTAGATGCTGACCACGATCGCGTGTTAATCGTCGGAGTCATGACCGACCAAATTACACCCCAACGATTCCAAGATACTCTAGCAGAATTGGCGCGGTTAGTAGACACCGCTGGGGGAGATGTATTGCAAACAGTACAACAAAAGCGATCGCGCATTCATCCCCAAACAGTAGTTGGTGAAGGTAAAGTCCAAGAAGTCGCCCTCACCGCCCAAACCATCGGCGCCAACCTCGTCGTCTTCGACCGCGACCTCTCACCCGCCCAAGTCCGCAACCTCGAAGCCCAAATCGGTGTCCGAGTTGTAGACCGCACCGAAGTTATATTAGATATCTTCGCCCAACGTGCCCAGTCCCGCGCTGGTAAATTACAAGTAGAACTAGCACAACTAGAATACATGCAGCCGCGACTAACTGGTAGGGGTCGAGCCATGTCCAGATTGGGTGGTGGTATTGGGACTCGGGGCCCAGGTGAAACCAAACTAGAAACAGAACGCCGCGCCATACAGCAGCGCATTTCTCGACTGCAAAAAGAAGTCAACCAATTACAAGCCCATCGTTCTCGATTACGACAGCGACGACAACATCGAGAGGTACCGTCAGTAGCCTTAGTTGGTTATACTAATGCCGGCAAATCTACCTTGCTCAACGCTCTCACCAACGCAGAAGTTTACACAGCCGACCAGCTATTTGCTACCCTCGACCCTACCACGCGCCGACTAGCGATCGCTAATTCCGCGACTGGTGAACCCCAAGAGATTCTCGTCACAGACACAGTAGGGTTTATACACGAACTCCCGACATCTTTGATGGACGCCTTCCGCGCCACCTTAGAAGAAGTCACAGAAGCCGACGCCCTCTTACACCTCGTCGATTTATCTCATCCAGCTTGGTTGAGTCATATCCGCGCTGTTAGAGAAATTTTGGCACAAATGCCCATAACTCCCGGCCCGGCCTTAGTCGCTTTTAACAAAATTGATCAAGTCACTAGCGAAACTCTAGCTTTAGCCAGAGAAGAATTCCCACTAGCAGTATTTATCTCCGCTAGCCAGCGTTTAGGGTTAGAAACCCTACGCCAGCGCCTAGCTCAATTAATTCAGTACGCAGTCAACTCTGGTAAATATTAA
- a CDS encoding Uma2 family endonuclease: MVSTIKRHYTLDEYRALEEKAEGRSEYRDGEIVPMSGGTLNHSRIGGNIFAFLKFLLRDTQFESINSDLRLWIPEHRRGVYPDVMVFDGEPQLNAQRTDEVLNPTLIVEILSPSTADYDRQSNFRMYRSIKSFSEYLLVEQDEPFVERYSKQAQGWLLSEFNSLEHSIALESVGVKLPMTEIYHSVVFNNS, encoded by the coding sequence ATGGTTTCTACCATCAAGCGCCACTACACCTTAGATGAATATCGCGCGCTCGAAGAAAAAGCAGAAGGACGCAGCGAATATCGAGACGGAGAAATTGTACCCATGTCAGGAGGAACACTCAATCACAGCCGTATCGGTGGTAATATATTTGCCTTTCTCAAGTTTCTGCTGCGTGATACTCAATTCGAGTCAATTAACAGCGATTTACGACTATGGATTCCTGAACATCGACGCGGAGTCTATCCAGATGTGATGGTTTTTGATGGCGAACCGCAACTGAATGCACAGCGCACAGATGAAGTTTTAAATCCTACATTAATTGTTGAGATACTATCTCCTTCCACCGCAGACTACGACCGACAAAGTAACTTTCGCATGTATCGTTCAATTAAGAGTTTTAGCGAATATTTATTAGTGGAACAAGATGAGCCTTTTGTTGAACGCTACAGCAAGCAAGCGCAAGGTTGGTTGCTCAGTGAATTTAACTCTTTAGAGCATTCTATTGCCTTAGAATCAGTAGGCGTAAAATTACCAATGACGGAAATTTATCACAGCGTTGTTTTTAATAATTCGTAA
- the cofG gene encoding 7,8-didemethyl-8-hydroxy-5-deazariboflavin synthase subunit CofG, producing MSINNSRLITYSPAYTIVPTYECFNRCSYCNFRTEPGQNSWLTLSAASSILQQLQNKNVCEILILSGEVHPHSPKRQDWLQRIYDLCALALTMGFLPHTNAGPLSFAEMQKLKQVNVSMGLMLEQLTPKLLNTVHQHAPSKIPELRLQQLEWAGKLKIPFTTGLLLGIGETVDDCWETLTAISHIHQRYHHIQEVILQPHSPGLKQGKIPSLLHNLPPFNPYQLPEIIAQARQILPPDITIQIPPNLIKDDQWLLACIQAGARDLGGIGPKDEVNPDYPHLQEQELRAILQPAGWNLVPRLPVYPQFDDWSCTELKEGVKNWRIAIS from the coding sequence ATGTCAATTAATAACTCTCGTCTCATCACTTATAGCCCAGCTTATACAATTGTCCCTACTTACGAATGTTTTAATCGCTGTTCCTATTGCAACTTTCGCACCGAACCGGGTCAAAATTCTTGGCTGACATTATCAGCAGCCAGTAGCATTTTGCAACAACTACAAAATAAAAATGTTTGCGAAATATTGATTCTTAGCGGCGAAGTTCATCCCCACTCACCCAAGCGTCAAGATTGGTTACAACGGATTTATGATTTATGTGCATTAGCATTAACCATGGGATTTTTACCCCATACAAATGCTGGCCCATTGAGTTTTGCAGAAATGCAAAAGCTGAAACAAGTAAATGTTTCCATGGGTCTAATGTTGGAACAATTAACACCAAAATTATTAAATACAGTCCATCAACACGCACCGAGTAAAATACCAGAACTACGTTTACAACAATTAGAATGGGCGGGAAAATTAAAAATTCCCTTTACCACAGGATTATTATTAGGAATTGGTGAAACAGTTGATGATTGCTGGGAAACATTAACAGCAATATCTCATATTCATCAACGCTATCATCATATCCAAGAAGTCATTCTCCAACCCCACAGTCCAGGACTTAAACAAGGCAAAATTCCCTCACTATTACATAATTTACCTCCATTTAATCCCTACCAATTACCAGAAATTATTGCTCAAGCTCGGCAAATTTTACCACCAGATATTACTATTCAAATTCCCCCCAATTTAATTAAAGATGACCAATGGTTACTGGCTTGTATTCAAGCTGGGGCGAGAGATTTGGGCGGAATAGGGCCAAAAGATGAAGTGAATCCAGATTATCCCCATCTCCAAGAACAAGAATTGAGAGCAATACTACAACCTGCAGGATGGAATTTAGTACCACGCTTGCCAGTTTATCCCCAATTTGATGATTGGTCTTGTACAGAATTGAAGGAGGGGGTAAAAAATTGGCGAATTGCTATTAGTTGA
- a CDS encoding WG repeat-containing protein, translating into MHQTIFNFINTSIIITAISNLFIAKASAFSDIQNQITQQCITQLAERNLIKGYADQTFRPQSTINRAEFAVLLLNAFPHSEWKNSETEFKDVPNTHWAYKAIKEAYKRGFFSGYPDRTFRPSQPIPRVQAIAILANHLNFNIPDNPETTLKKYFDPYNVSDFVSGLAVINVNGKYGYIDKTGKIVIPPQFDQAKAFSEGLAAVELRENGISNWGYIDLTGKTIITPQFYAANNFSEGLAQIHSSASRGYIDKTGKLIINANELMIIPGSYISELHSFSSGLALVRVGNKFVFIDKNGKWHIKPELPNATSFQDGIARVNIAGKWLQNVSYDSSANPIIDYYFDGGKWGYIRSPLP; encoded by the coding sequence ATGCATCAAACCATATTCAACTTCATCAATACCTCAATTATTATCACTGCCATTAGTAATTTATTTATAGCCAAAGCCTCAGCCTTCTCTGATATCCAAAATCAAATTACCCAGCAGTGTATCACTCAACTTGCTGAACGCAACTTAATTAAAGGCTATGCTGACCAAACATTTCGCCCCCAGTCCACTATCAATCGAGCAGAATTTGCAGTTTTATTATTAAATGCTTTTCCCCATAGCGAGTGGAAAAACTCCGAAACTGAATTTAAAGACGTCCCAAATACTCACTGGGCGTATAAAGCCATCAAAGAGGCTTATAAAAGGGGATTTTTTAGTGGATATCCAGACCGGACTTTTCGACCATCACAACCCATACCCAGAGTACAGGCGATCGCCATTTTAGCCAACCATCTCAATTTCAATATTCCCGACAACCCAGAAACCACTCTCAAAAAATATTTTGATCCTTATAATGTTTCTGATTTTGTATCGGGATTAGCAGTTATTAATGTCAATGGTAAATATGGTTATATAGACAAAACTGGTAAGATAGTCATCCCACCTCAATTTGACCAAGCCAAGGCATTTTCAGAAGGTTTAGCAGCAGTTGAACTCCGCGAAAATGGTATTTCCAATTGGGGTTATATTGACCTCACAGGTAAAACGATAATTACACCCCAATTTTATGCAGCTAATAATTTTTCTGAAGGTTTAGCACAAATACATTCATCCGCAAGTAGGGGATATATAGATAAAACAGGAAAACTGATAATTAATGCCAATGAATTAATGATCATTCCTGGTTCTTATATTTCAGAATTGCACTCATTTTCCTCAGGATTAGCACTGGTCAGAGTTGGTAATAAATTCGTTTTCATAGATAAAAACGGTAAATGGCATATCAAGCCAGAACTACCTAACGCTACTAGTTTTCAAGACGGTATAGCTAGAGTGAACATAGCTGGAAAATGGCTACAAAATGTCAGTTATGATAGTTCTGCTAATCCTATTATTGACTACTACTTTGACGGAGGAAAATGGGGATATATTCGTTCTCCCCTACCTTAA
- a CDS encoding helix-turn-helix transcriptional regulator: MTQLEYSLLIAPTESQLPKFSYTQHAEFWKAEIMLFPDDKRDAKLRLELLSAMIESFLDGILIFTTEGELILSNEYARRICSKLTPPSANHAIPTEIWRVCQSLIESRQLFPQKKIIIESEIQINASIQLRIRARFLELKSGSDRLLIVTVEDYQQYTQSIAIADAKKYHLTDRETQVWQLRRANFSYQQIANQLYITINTVKKHLKNIHAKQQSIFW; this comes from the coding sequence TTGACACAACTTGAATACAGCCTACTCATTGCACCTACAGAGTCGCAGCTACCAAAATTCAGCTACACACAACATGCTGAGTTTTGGAAGGCAGAAATTATGTTATTTCCAGATGATAAAAGAGATGCCAAATTACGACTAGAATTATTGTCAGCCATGATTGAAAGTTTTCTTGATGGCATCCTTATTTTCACAACTGAAGGTGAATTAATTCTCAGTAATGAATACGCTCGCCGTATTTGCAGTAAATTAACACCGCCATCAGCTAATCATGCAATTCCCACAGAAATTTGGCGCGTCTGTCAATCATTGATTGAAAGTCGTCAACTATTTCCTCAAAAGAAAATTATTATTGAGTCAGAAATTCAGATAAATGCATCAATACAATTACGGATTCGAGCTAGATTTTTAGAATTAAAATCAGGTAGCGATCGCCTTTTGATCGTCACTGTAGAAGATTACCAACAGTATACTCAAAGTATAGCGATCGCCGACGCAAAAAAGTACCATTTAACAGACCGAGAAACTCAAGTTTGGCAACTGCGCCGCGCTAATTTTTCTTATCAACAAATCGCTAATCAGCTTTATATCACCATTAACACAGTAAAAAAGCATCTCAAGAATATTCATGCCAAACAACAAAGTATATTTTGGTAA
- a CDS encoding NAD(P)H-quinone oxidoreductase subunit H: MARIETRTEPMVLNMGPHHPSMHGVLRLIVTLDGEDVIDCEPVIGYLHRGMEKIAENRTTIMYVPYVSRWDYAAGMFNEAVTVNAPEKLAGVAVPKRASYIRVIMLELNRIANHLLWFGPFLADVGAQTPFFYQFREREMIYDLWEAATGYRMVNNNYFRVGGVAADLPYGWVDKCLEFCDYFIPKVDEYEKLVTNNPIFRRRIEGIGTITRDEAINWGLSGPMLRASGVKWDLRKVDHYECYDDFDWEVQWETAGDCFARYVVRMREMRESVKIIRQAIKGLPGGPYENLEAKRLAAGKKSEWDAFDYQYIGKKVSPSFKIPKGEIYARVESGKGELGIYLVGDDNVFPARWKIRPADFNNLQILPHLLRGMKVADIVVILGSIDVIMGSVDR; encoded by the coding sequence ATGGCAAGAATAGAAACCCGCACTGAACCTATGGTGCTTAACATGGGACCGCACCATCCCTCAATGCACGGCGTTCTCCGGCTAATTGTTACCCTGGACGGAGAGGATGTCATTGATTGTGAACCGGTTATTGGCTACCTACACCGGGGAATGGAAAAAATCGCCGAAAACCGTACCACAATCATGTACGTTCCCTACGTCAGTCGCTGGGACTACGCAGCGGGGATGTTCAACGAAGCAGTCACAGTTAACGCCCCAGAAAAACTAGCAGGTGTCGCTGTTCCCAAACGCGCTAGCTACATCCGCGTCATCATGCTGGAATTGAACCGCATCGCCAACCACCTGTTGTGGTTCGGCCCCTTTCTAGCTGACGTGGGTGCACAAACTCCCTTTTTCTACCAGTTCCGGGAACGGGAGATGATTTATGATTTATGGGAAGCAGCCACTGGTTATCGAATGGTAAATAACAACTACTTCCGCGTTGGTGGTGTAGCTGCTGATTTACCCTACGGTTGGGTGGATAAGTGTTTAGAATTCTGTGACTACTTTATTCCCAAAGTGGATGAGTATGAAAAATTAGTCACCAATAACCCCATCTTCCGGCGACGGATTGAGGGAATTGGTACTATCACCCGCGACGAAGCAATTAACTGGGGACTTTCTGGCCCCATGTTACGCGCCTCCGGGGTGAAGTGGGATTTGCGGAAAGTAGACCACTACGAATGCTACGACGATTTTGACTGGGAAGTGCAGTGGGAAACCGCCGGTGATTGCTTTGCTCGTTACGTAGTGCGGATGCGGGAAATGCGCGAATCTGTAAAAATTATTCGCCAAGCAATTAAGGGACTTCCCGGCGGCCCTTATGAAAACTTGGAAGCTAAACGCCTTGCTGCTGGGAAAAAATCAGAATGGGATGCTTTTGATTATCAATACATTGGTAAGAAAGTTTCTCCTTCTTTTAAGATTCCTAAAGGGGAAATTTACGCTCGTGTAGAAAGCGGTAAAGGTGAACTGGGAATTTATTTAGTTGGTGATGATAACGTCTTCCCCGCACGGTGGAAAATTCGCCCAGCCGACTTTAACAATCTGCAAATTCTGCCTCATTTATTGCGGGGAATGAAGGTAGCAGATATTGTGGTCATTCTCGGCAGCATTGACGTCATTATGGGTTCTGTGGATAGATAG
- the rsmH gene encoding 16S rRNA (cytosine(1402)-N(4))-methyltransferase RsmH, which yields MELDSQMQLDLEESAFSHIPVLSREVVEGLAVRSGGHYLDVTVGGGGHSRLILDAAVDVRLTAIDQDEDALAAAQKYLAGYGEQVKFIHSNFATYKFAAGVCDGIVADLGVSSYHLDTPERGFSFRHAASLDMRMDKRASLTAADVINGWEEGELADIFFKYGEERLSRRIARRIVERRPFDDTVELASAIASAVPPKYRYGRIHPATRVFQALRIVVNDELKSLETFLDQAPIALVPGGRIAVISFHSLEDRLVKHGLRNSPYLRVLTKKPITAQEEEIVNNPRSRSAKLRIAERKE from the coding sequence ATGGAATTAGATTCACAAATGCAGCTTGATTTAGAAGAATCTGCTTTTTCCCACATTCCCGTGTTGAGTCGGGAGGTGGTTGAGGGTTTGGCGGTGCGTTCCGGCGGACATTATTTGGATGTGACGGTGGGGGGTGGTGGTCATAGTCGTCTGATTTTAGATGCTGCTGTGGATGTGCGTTTGACGGCGATTGACCAAGATGAGGATGCTTTAGCAGCGGCGCAGAAGTATTTGGCTGGGTATGGGGAACAGGTAAAGTTTATTCACAGCAACTTTGCTACCTACAAGTTTGCAGCTGGGGTTTGTGATGGGATTGTTGCTGATTTGGGGGTGAGTTCTTACCATTTGGATACGCCAGAACGGGGCTTTAGCTTTCGCCACGCAGCTAGTTTGGATATGCGAATGGATAAAAGAGCGTCGCTGACGGCGGCTGATGTGATTAATGGGTGGGAAGAAGGGGAATTAGCTGATATTTTCTTTAAATATGGGGAAGAGAGGCTATCACGGCGAATTGCCAGACGGATTGTGGAAAGACGCCCATTTGATGACACTGTGGAATTAGCGTCGGCGATCGCTTCTGCTGTTCCTCCCAAGTATCGTTATGGTAGAATTCATCCGGCAACTCGTGTTTTTCAAGCTCTGCGAATTGTTGTCAACGACGAGTTGAAATCCCTGGAAACCTTTCTAGACCAAGCCCCAATTGCGCTTGTCCCTGGTGGTAGAATCGCTGTTATCAGTTTTCATAGCTTAGAAGACCGTCTGGTGAAGCATGGTTTGCGAAATTCACCATATTTACGGGTCTTGACTAAAAAGCCAATTACTGCTCAAGAAGAGGAAATAGTTAATAATCCGCGATCGCGCTCTGCTAAGTTAAGAATAGCCGAAAGAAAGGAGTGA